The Solidesulfovibrio fructosivorans JJ] genome contains a region encoding:
- a CDS encoding response regulator — MRFLIVDDDESIILFLRTFLSAYAECLTACDGMEALTAFEAALEEDRPFTAVFMDILMPGMDGNEVVQALRRIEDAHNPAERFKLIMISVLTDTKNVSESFFHGRAEAYLPKPLRRETLLAELAKLGLITPPPLSQ; from the coding sequence ATGCGCTTTCTCATCGTGGATGACGACGAAAGCATTATCCTGTTTTTGCGGACCTTTCTTTCCGCCTACGCCGAATGCCTCACCGCCTGCGACGGCATGGAGGCCCTTACCGCCTTCGAGGCCGCCCTGGAGGAGGACAGGCCCTTCACCGCCGTCTTCATGGACATCCTCATGCCTGGCATGGACGGCAACGAAGTGGTCCAGGCCCTGCGCCGCATCGAGGACGCCCACAATCCGGCCGAACGCTTCAAGCTCATCATGATTTCCGTGCTGACGGACACCAAAAACGTCAGTGAATCCTTCTTTCACGGCCGGGCCGAAGCCTATCTGCCCAAACCCCTGCGCCGTGAAACCCTGCTGGCGGAACTGGCCAAGCTCGGCCTCATCACCCCGCCGCCCCTGTCGCAATAG
- a CDS encoding methyl-accepting chemotaxis protein, which produces MVSQASEELSAQIGQSNQGTEIQSTRMGEIAAAMEEMNATVIEVAKNAADAAEAAVHTGQSAKDGANVVSKAVTGIGKARTQALALKETMSLLGGQAKDIGAVLSVISDIADQTNLLALNAAIEAARAGEAGRGFAVVADEVRKLAEKTMAATAEVDQAIRDIQRRTTESLDGVERAVDSIEEATGLAGQSGDSLEEIVALVERTSGQVRSIATAAEQQSATSQEISRSVSDVSRISVELSEAMHHSSQAVESMAAQAQALQGLIDDMKRS; this is translated from the coding sequence GTGGTGTCCCAGGCCTCCGAGGAGCTTTCGGCCCAGATCGGGCAATCCAATCAGGGAACGGAAATCCAGAGTACGCGGATGGGGGAAATCGCCGCCGCCATGGAGGAGATGAACGCCACGGTGATCGAGGTGGCGAAAAACGCGGCCGATGCCGCGGAAGCGGCGGTCCATACCGGCCAAAGCGCCAAGGACGGCGCGAACGTGGTCTCGAAGGCCGTGACCGGCATCGGCAAGGCCCGTACGCAGGCGTTGGCACTCAAGGAAACCATGTCCCTGCTCGGCGGACAGGCCAAGGATATCGGGGCGGTTCTCAGCGTGATTTCCGACATCGCCGACCAGACCAATCTGCTTGCCTTAAATGCCGCCATCGAGGCGGCGCGCGCCGGCGAGGCCGGGCGGGGATTCGCCGTGGTTGCCGACGAGGTGAGAAAGCTCGCGGAAAAAACCATGGCCGCCACGGCCGAGGTCGATCAGGCCATCCGGGATATCCAGAGGCGGACCACGGAAAGCCTCGACGGCGTGGAGCGGGCCGTGGACTCCATCGAGGAGGCGACCGGGCTGGCCGGGCAGTCCGGGGATTCCCTGGAGGAGATCGTGGCCCTGGTCGAGCGGACCTCGGGCCAGGTGCGCTCCATCGCCACGGCGGCGGAACAGCAATCCGCCACGAGCCAGGAGATCAGCCGCAGCGTGTCCGACGTGTCCCGCATCTCGGTGGAGCTTTCCGAGGCCATGCACCATTCCTCCCAGGCCGTGGAGTCGATGGCTGCCCAGGCGCAGGCTCTGCAAGGACTCATCGACGACATGAAGCGGTCGTGA
- a CDS encoding Hpt domain-containing protein, whose protein sequence is MTAASADIPPHTVAVSAELRPIFDRFLAIQREHTVDLERALAARDSEDLSRLAHTIRGSTATFQLPEAADMALALEEAVANADFAAAGRLIAALARYFHETDIVFVDARNMAATVASKKKSP, encoded by the coding sequence ATGACCGCCGCTTCCGCCGACATCCCCCCGCACACCGTCGCCGTCTCGGCCGAACTGCGCCCCATTTTCGATCGCTTCCTGGCCATACAGCGCGAGCACACCGTCGATCTCGAAAGGGCCCTGGCCGCCCGCGACAGCGAAGACCTCTCCCGGCTGGCCCACACCATCCGGGGCTCGACCGCCACCTTCCAGCTCCCCGAAGCGGCGGACATGGCCCTGGCCCTGGAGGAGGCCGTGGCCAACGCCGACTTTGCCGCCGCCGGCCGGCTCATCGCCGCCCTGGCCCGTTATTTCCACGAAACGGACATCGTCTTCGTCGACGCCCGGAACATGGCCGCAACGGTTGCCTCCAAGAAAAAAAGCCCCTAA
- a CDS encoding Fur family transcriptional regulator, protein MTKDPYTKFAEFIARKKLKMTPQRRRILEVFLSEEGHVTSEELYQKVKREYDGIGQATVYRTLKLLADSGLAKAVEFGDGALRYEILYGQSHHDHLICECCGINVEVVDPSIERLQEEVARRHGFKLTAHKLYLYGICPDCQKKASGNG, encoded by the coding sequence ATGACTAAAGACCCCTACACCAAATTCGCCGAGTTCATCGCTCGCAAAAAGCTCAAGATGACGCCCCAACGGCGCAGAATCCTCGAGGTGTTTCTGTCCGAGGAAGGCCATGTGACGTCCGAGGAGCTCTACCAGAAAGTCAAGCGGGAATACGACGGCATCGGCCAGGCCACGGTCTACCGCACGCTCAAGTTGCTGGCCGATTCGGGGCTGGCCAAGGCCGTGGAATTCGGCGACGGGGCCCTGCGTTACGAGATATTGTACGGCCAAAGCCACCACGACCACCTCATCTGCGAATGCTGCGGCATCAACGTGGAGGTGGTGGACCCGTCCATCGAACGTCTCCAGGAGGAAGTCGCCCGCCGCCACGGCTTCAAGCTCACCGCCCACAAGCTCTACCTCTACGGCATTTGTCCGGACTGCCAGAAGAAAGCCTCCGGGAACGGATAG
- a CDS encoding lipoate--protein ligase, with product MRSLHLETTDPAVNLATEEWLLRHDTADVFMLWRNRPSIIIGRNQNAHAQINAAFVAAQGIPVVRRLTGGGAVFHDLGNVNFTFITTGRTTTALDFKRFTDPIVAALQKLGVPCRLDGRNDLTVHGRKISGNAQFALGNRVLHHGTLLYAASMPDIARALVVNPAKYKDKAVKSVTARVANIRSFLRVPLSVEDFIQFVFHEIDAGGSKGDNRLTPDAQRGIALLADRKYRSYDWNFGCSPRYAFSKSIRTGGGVVEIHFDVKEGLITELKLYGEYFFKEDGAVLETRIRGCRHTREAIANRLRDVHLEDYMVGVGVDAFVDCFF from the coding sequence GTGCGCTCCTTGCATCTGGAAACGACCGACCCGGCGGTGAATCTCGCCACCGAGGAATGGCTGTTGCGCCACGACACGGCGGATGTCTTCATGTTGTGGCGCAACAGGCCGTCCATCATCATCGGCCGCAACCAGAACGCCCATGCCCAAATCAATGCGGCGTTCGTCGCGGCCCAGGGCATTCCTGTCGTCCGGCGGCTGACCGGCGGCGGCGCGGTATTTCACGACCTCGGGAACGTGAATTTCACCTTCATCACGACCGGGCGGACAACCACCGCGTTGGATTTCAAGCGGTTTACCGATCCCATTGTCGCGGCCTTGCAGAAACTCGGCGTGCCGTGCCGCCTGGACGGCCGCAACGACCTGACCGTGCACGGCCGGAAGATATCGGGCAATGCCCAGTTCGCTTTGGGAAACCGCGTCTTGCACCACGGGACGTTGCTGTATGCCGCCTCCATGCCGGACATCGCCCGGGCGCTTGTCGTCAATCCGGCGAAATACAAGGACAAGGCTGTCAAAAGTGTTACGGCGCGCGTGGCCAATATCCGTTCGTTTTTGCGGGTGCCGTTGTCCGTCGAGGACTTTATCCAATTCGTCTTCCATGAAATCGATGCGGGCGGCTCTAAGGGGGATAACCGGCTGACGCCTGATGCGCAACGCGGCATCGCGCTGCTCGCGGACAGAAAATACCGTTCATACGATTGGAATTTCGGCTGTTCGCCGCGCTATGCCTTTTCGAAATCCATTCGAACCGGGGGCGGCGTGGTCGAAATACACTTCGATGTCAAAGAAGGCCTCATAACGGAATTGAAGTTGTACGGCGAATATTTTTTCAAAGAAGACGGTGCTGTTCTGGAAACTCGAATCAGGGGGTGCCGTCATACGCGGGAAGCGATCGCGAATCGTCTGCGCGATGTCCATTTGGAGGACTACATGGTCGGCGTTGGCGTGGACGCCTTTGTGGACTGTTTTTTTTGA
- a CDS encoding potassium channel family protein encodes MPRLLLLPRSDVKNRPVATAIAAYRHSIALGIIICAHLLMVPLDTHRGELFGPMLLLALYLVGFLLLSQRHWFSVCILAMGSFALAGAVANSFFNSLPLTTLTLACSCVFDLMLIVFMLAWLFRQRKMPLDNIMAGIIVFMLMAALWTQLYALACLATPGAVRGPDGGLGAYPSITLYYFSVITLTTAGFGDVTPVSAMARMLAAYEALIGQIYLVVFIALLMGRHFAPTAKEKENARGETL; translated from the coding sequence ATGCCCCGCCTGCTCCTGCTTCCCAGGTCCGACGTCAAAAATCGGCCTGTGGCGACCGCCATCGCCGCATACCGGCACAGCATCGCGCTCGGCATCATCATTTGCGCCCACCTGCTGATGGTGCCCCTGGATACGCACCGGGGCGAGCTTTTCGGCCCGATGCTCCTGCTGGCGCTCTACCTCGTCGGATTTTTGCTCCTCAGCCAACGGCACTGGTTTTCCGTCTGCATTCTGGCCATGGGCTCCTTTGCCCTGGCGGGCGCGGTGGCCAATTCCTTCTTCAACAGCCTGCCGCTGACGACCCTGACGCTGGCCTGCAGCTGCGTCTTCGACCTGATGCTGATCGTTTTCATGCTGGCCTGGCTTTTCCGACAACGCAAGATGCCGCTCGACAACATCATGGCCGGCATCATCGTCTTCATGCTCATGGCCGCGCTGTGGACCCAGCTTTACGCCCTGGCCTGCCTGGCCACGCCGGGGGCGGTGCGCGGTCCCGACGGCGGACTTGGAGCGTATCCTTCCATCACGCTGTATTATTTCAGCGTCATCACCCTGACCACAGCCGGCTTCGGCGACGTGACCCCGGTTTCGGCCATGGCCCGGATGCTGGCCGCCTACGAGGCGCTCATCGGCCAGATCTACCTCGTGGTGTTCATCGCCCTGCTCATGGGCCGCCATTTCGCGCCGACGGCGAAGGAGAAAGAGAATGCGAGAGGGGAAACCCTTTGA